One Helicobacter pylori NCTC 11637 = CCUG 17874 = ATCC 43504 = JCM 12093 genomic window, AGTTGCATGCAAATTTCTATGACGCCCATGAGTGTTTCTATGCCCACTGTTTATGCCAAATACCAAGCGTTAGCCACTAATGCCCTAACTTCAGGCGTTAATCCTATGACCACTCCTGCATGCCCTATTGGGGACAAAGTTCTTGCCGTTTATTGCTATGCTGAAAAAGTAGCAGAAATTTTGAGAGAATACTATATAGAATTTGTGAAAAACAATACCAATTTGTTGCAAAACGCTTCTCAAATGATACTTAATCAATCAGGATTAGCTACTAGCACCTATGACACTCAAGCGATTTCTAACATAAGCTCGCTATATAATTACAATATAGTAGCGAATAAATCTTTTTTGAAATCGCATTTGACTTACCTTGATTACATCAAAGACAAGCTTAAGGGGCAAAAAGATAGCTACTTAACAGAAAGGGTGCAGACTAAAATAATCGTGAAGTGAGGAAAGAGATATGAAATGTTTTTTAAGCATATTTTCTTTCTTAACTTTTTGTGGCTTGTCTTTGAATGGTGCAGGGGCAGTGATAACGCTTGAACCCGCCTTAAAAGCCATTCAGGCGGATGCACAGGCCAAACAAAAAACCGCTCAAGCCGAATTAAAAGCCATAGAGGCTCAATCTAATGCCAAAGAAAAAGCCATTCAAGCACAAATAGAGGGAGAATTGAGAACTCAGCTTGCAACTATGAGCGCTATGTTAAAAGGGGCTAATGGCGTTATTAATGGTGTCAATGGCATGACAGGGGGGTTTTTTGCAGGTTCAGACATCTTGCTTGGCGTCATGGAAGGGTATTCAAGCGCGCTTAGTGCATTGGGGGGGAATGTTAAAATGATCGTGGAAAAACAAAAAATTAATACCCAAACAGAAATCCAAAACATGCAAATCGCGCTCCAAAAAAATAACGAAATAATCAAGCTCAAAATGAACCAGCAAAATGCTCTCTTAGAAGCGTTAAGAAACAGCTTTGAACCGAGCGTTACCCTAAAAACACAAATGGAAATGCTTTCTCAAGCTCTAGGAAGTTCTTCTGACAACGCTCAATACATCGCTTACAATACGATTGGTATCAAGGCGTTTGAAGAAACCTTAAAAGGTTTTGAAACATGGTTGAAAACAGCTATGCAAAAAGCGACCCTTATTGACTATAATTCCCTAACAGGTCAGGCTTTGTTTCAAAGCGCCATCTACGCGCCTGCTCTTAGTTTTTTTTCAAGCATGGGTGCACCATTTGGAATCATTGAAACATTCACTCTAGCGCCCACAAAATGCCCCTATCTTGATGGGCTAAAAATTTCAGCATGCCTTATGGAACAGGTTATTCAGAATTACAGAATGATTGTAGCCCTTATTCAAAATAAACTGAGTGATGCAGATTTTCAAAATATCGCTTATTTGAATGGGATCAATGGAGAAATCAAAACCTTAAAAGGATCAGTAGATTTGAATGCGCTCATAGAAGTTGCGATCTTAAACGCAGAAAATCATTTAAACTATATAGAGAATCTTGAAAAAAAAGCCGATCTTTGGGAAGAACAACTGAAATTAGAAAGAGAAACGACAGCAAGAAACATTGCTAGCTCTAAAGTTATTGTCAAATGAAAACACTCGTGAAAAATACCATGTCTTCTTTTTTGCTATTGTCTGTTTTGATGGCAGAAGATATAACAAGCGGTTTAAAACAACTTGATAGCACCTACAAAGAGACTAACCAACAAGTGCTCAAAAACCTAGATGAGATTTTTTCAACCACTAGCCCTAGCGCTAATAATGAAATAGGTCAAGAAGATGCTCTAAACATCAAAAAAGCGGCCATTGCTTTGAGAGGAGATTTAGCGTTATTGAAAGCCAATTTTGAAGCGAATGAGTTATTTTTCATCTCAGAAGATGTGATTTTCAAGACTTATATGTCTAGCCCTGAACTTTTATTAACCTATATGAAAATCAATCCCTTAGACCAAAACACTGCTGAGCAGCAATGCGGAATATCCGATAAAGTTTTAGTTCTTTATTGTGAAGGGAAGCTGAAAATCGAGCAAGAAAAACAAAATATAAGAGAGCGTTTAGAAACTTCTCTAAAGACATATCAGAGCAACATTGGAGGTACAGCTTCCTTAATCACTGCTTCACAGACGCTTGTAGAAAGCCTAAAAAATAAAAATTTCATCAAAGGAATCAGAAAGCTTATGTTAGCTCACAACAAGGTCTTTTTAAATTATTTAGAGGAATTGGACGCATTAGAAAGATCCCTAGAACAAAGTAAGCGACAATACCTACAAGAAAGGCAATCAAGTAAGATCATTGTTAAATGATTTTTCTGAGACGATAGGCTATGATTTCTAACCTTTGGGATTTGCTTCTCTAGTTGTTTTTTGAGCTAATAATTTGGATCGCTATTTTTTTCCATGAGCAATGCTTTGTTCTATTTGATTAATGACGCTATTGGGCAGTTCAGATTTAGAGTGATTGTTTGAGAATGTTGCATCTTTTGCTTCATTTTCTTTTGTATCAGTAGTGCCAAACTCACTTGCATTTGTAGTATCTTGGTAGTTATTTTCTTGCTCCATTTCTTTTTTTCTCTTCTCACAAATAGCGCACGAAGCTATAAGAAAGGTTCTATTGTTGCTGTTATTAAGAGCGAGTTTTAAACCACTCAAGTGTTGTCTAGAAAATTTGTTATTTTCTGTCTCTATTTCTTGAATTTTTTCTAATAAGGGGGCAAGAATTTTTTGATCCTTGATGCCTTTGATCAAACACTTTCTTAACCCATCGTAATCGTTGCTTGAAATAATACACTCATTGATAATGATTTCAATTTCAGGTGTTCTCCACTCATCAGGCACAAGCGGAGCAGCAGGTTTTACAAAAGCTTCATTCACCTTATTGATCATCTCATCAAAGTTATCATCTTTATTAGATTTGGTTTCAGCGGAAGAATTGCTATTAGGGTTGTCATTCAAAGGGTTAGCGTTAATTTCGTTTAATTCTTGTAATCCTTTGTGCTTAGCCGCTTTTTTTTGAATAGAAGAGTTGTTCTTTTTTTCAAACGCTTCAATATTCTTTTGAATTTGCTCTGCTCTCGCCCTATCATTTCGTAATTTTTCTCTCAAAGCGTTAGTGGCGAATTCTTTTTCCTCTTTTGTAACTTCTTCGTCGTCATGTCTTTGATGGAGTGTTTTGATTTTTTTAAAGCCCAAAGCCACTAATTTTTTGTATTCACTCGGTAACAATGCTGTATTGATAGCGTTTAAGCCCCCATAAATAACTAAAGAATAAAGAGCGACAGAACCTAATTTTTTGAAGATACTTTTCAAGAGCGTCTCCTTTCTTATTCAAAGGGGTTATTCTTGGCAACATTGCTTCGGTATGCAGAAACCACTGTTTTGAAGAAATTAAATATCTTGTAGTGTTCTTTTTGCATAGTTGTTTTGTCGCTCATCATAGGATCGCTATCTACGAAAATATTGTATTCATTAGTCTTTTTTAATATAGATTTTTTGGATTGGGTATCAAAATTGAAGCTGTCTAAAACCAACAAACACAATTTTTGTTTTTGAGCGAAACTCAATTTTTGATTGGTAAAGTTTTTAGTCAAAGTATTCAATTCCACATCATCTTTGACATTTTTCAACAAGTTAGAAAAAGCCTCATAGCCCTTTAAGTATTTCTCATTAATCTTATCAATCGCCATGCTAAACGCCAAGCGTTCCGAGTTAAAAATAAGCGTGTTAGTAGCCTTTTGAGCAATATCTTTTGCTTTGGAGTCAAACTTGTTTCTTTCAAGCTGTAAGTAATAATCTATATTATCCAATTCTTTTCTGCTCAATAAATTAGAAATGTTATTGGAATATTCTTCAATCGCTTGCTTGTAAGATAAAGCTAATCGGCTCGCTTTTTTGTTTTGTTCTTCATCTAAAGAAAACACACCCATTTGAAGCAAAGCCTGAGCCTTATCTTTAGTGGTAGCGGTAGTTTTTTTAAAAATACTGCTCGTTTTCACTTGGGGGTAGTAATAACTCAAACGCTCCTTATCTTCTTTGGTGAATGTTTCTTGGTTTAAAACATAGGCATAAGGGTTAGGGAGGAGTTTCTTATAGAGAGGGTTATCTTTTAAGGCTTGCTCTAGATCCCCATAAGCCTTTGACTTAGCAGTAAGGATTTTACCTCTTGTCTCTTTCTCTAGAGCCTCTTTTTCTTTTTTGTATTTGTTTTCTAAATCTAAAAGGACTTTAGCTCTGTAATCCACAAGCTCTTTGATTTTTTGTTTTCTAAAAACCAAGTCTTCTAAGAAATCATGCGTATTGTTTAAGAGCTTCTTGCGAGCCTTAAGAGCGTCTTCTTTTGCAGCCACTTCTTCTTGTTCTTTTTTTATCTCGTTGAAAAATGAACCAAACTGCTCCACATTAGCCGACAAAACTCCAAACGCAACCAATGAGCTAAAAACGATTTTTGCAAGCATCTTATAGTTTTTGTAACCTTAAATTTTCAAAAAATGTCAACACATTTTACCACAATTTTTACAAAACTATGAATTAAAATTTTTCCATATCCAAAAGGTAAGTAAAATCTAGGTCTTATAGTGTTATGTTTTTCTTGCTTGTATGCGGCTTGTTGGTATTTTTAAGTTTCTCTTAAGATTATTTCTATATAATAGATTAGTATTTTTTAGATGGAAAACTCTTTTATTCTTTAACAGATGTTTTCTGTTCTTTTTTTGGCGTAAACAAACAAATCGTTGGTTTGTGCTATACCACATGCTAGTATCAGCAAGTGGGGTATTCTTTGAGATTTGGAGTTAGATTAGGGTGGTTTTGTAAAATATTTATTATTTTATGCTCCTTTGTAAGTTCACCGCTCTGAACTAAACTACTTCTTTAAAAACCAAAATGGAACAACCGAATTAGCAAATTAAAACAAAACTTCTTACAATTCAAACATTCTTTCAACAAACATTTAGATAAGTACAGCCTTTATTATAGGCTGTTCAATATCAGCTCTATCGTTATAGGTTTTTTAATAGCGCTTTTTTCTTATGCGGCAGGGGTGATTTTAGTTTATCCAATATTATTCCTATTTGCTCTTATAATAAAACCTAGCTTTTTTTATTACACTACTTATCTTTTGCTACTCGTTTCTCTCAGCATAATAAGCAAATACTATCTCTTAAGCCACGCAAATTTCACAATGAAGCTAATCATGTTTATGACTCAATGGCAAAATTGGTTCTTATGATTCGTTCAAAAATTTCTCAAGACTTGATTTAGAGAAATTTCTTTATTTCCACACATTAGCATAAAACCTTACTGGCTAAAAACTAAAATCTTTTTAAGCGCATACACAAAGCTAGCCTATTTGAAAAAACCAATCTATTTTTGGTATTCAAATCCTAAAACCCCATGATTTTAAATTTAAAGGAGTGTTTTTTAAAAATAATTCTGCATCTAGTGTGTTAGTAATTTGTTTTTGATATGGTGGTGGTTTTCCAAATTAATATTGAGAAAAATTTGCTATAATTAGGAGATAAAAACAAAAAGAATATGGCTTGTTTGGTGGCAAAATATTTGATTTGTTTGCGATTGGTTGTTACTTATCGCTTGATTTCATGAGTAATCTTACCAATAGATTCAAGAATCTTGTTAGTAGCTTTAGGTATGCTATTGTGAAATGCTTCCTACTAAAACACGCATTAGAGATCCGAACAAGCAAGAACTTACACAACCAAAAATAAAAGGATTGAGTATGGGAAAAATTTTAGCTTCTTTGTTGGGTGGCGGAACAAATCTTTTTACAGGTTTATCCAGTGATTTGTTTTCTATGATATTAAATTTTTTGTTCTTTCTGATGTTAATGATGGGACTTAATGAAGCATTAGGGAAAAAATTTAATTTGCCTATGGACAATATCAAGAATTTTATGGCAGAAGTGCTGAAGAATGGATTCGATAGCATCAAAAACATGGGATCTGCTTTGGTTGGTAATGGTTTTGGTAGCAGCAAATCAGACAAAACCGCTAATAAAATGAGTGTCTCTCAAGTAAGACTCTAGTAGTGTATTAACTATCTAAAGATGAAATTTTTTCATCTTTCACGCAAAGCTTTGTTTGATCAACAAGGCAATAGATTGCCAGCTGAACATTATGATTTTATTACTTAAGACTCCTTTTTGAAAGTTGAGTTATCTTGACCATTTAGTTGTAACGCATTTTTACAACCGATCTTGCTTTTTTAAAAATAATATATAATATTAAAACTTTTTTAAATCGGTTTTTAGGGCTATTTGTGAAAGCGTTTTTTGTAGGTTTTGAAAAATAGATATAAGAGTGGTTGAAACAATATTTTATGGTTAAAAAATGGTTTCTTGCTCTTTGAATTATGACCGCTCTGAAATTTTCACACAACAGATATTGTATAATTTTAATATAAACTTTACGATTTAAACAATCTAAAGAGAAACAAAATCCATTGAAGGGACCAAGAGCGATATGAGTAATAACATGCGAAAACTCTTCTCAATTATTGCTGACTCAAAAAATAAGAAAGAAAAACTTATTGAGAGTTTGCAGGAGAACGAACTTTTAAACACTGATGAAAAAAAGAAAATCATAGATCAAATAAAAACCATGCATGATTTTTTCAAACAGATGCATACAAACAAGGGAGCGTTAGATAAGGTTCTAAGAAATTACATGAAAGATTATCGTGCTGTTATCAAAAGCATTGGTGTTGATAAGTTTAAAAAGGTTTATCGATTGCTTGAGAGTGAGACTATGGAGCTGTTGCATGCGATTGCAAAGAATCCTAATTTCTTATTCTCTAAATTTGATCGATCAATTCTTGGAATATTTCTGCCTTTCTTCAGTAAGCCCGTCATGTTCAAGATGAGTATTAGAGAAATGGACTCGCAAATAGAATTGTATGGCACTAAGCTCCCACTATTGAAATTGTTTGTGATGACAGATGAAGAAGTGAATTTCTATGCTAATCTAAAAACCATTGAACAATATAACGACTATGTTAGGGATTTGCTGATGAAATTTGATCTTGAAAAATACATGAAAGAAAAAGGAGTGCAAAACGCTTGATGTGGAAAATGAACAAAAAATCTCGGTGCAACTAACAAAACTCAGTTTGAAAAATATTTGTCTCAAGCAGAGACAGAATTAAAAAATGATGAGTGCTTTAAAAAGATTACCTACTTGATCGCCTTACCTATCAAGTAAGGCTAACGCCTATTGGCGTTGCTCTCTACCCTTATACTCTCTCCCTTTTTTCTTCCAATCACTTACCACTGAGCAAACTTCTGATTTGATTGCGCAAGTATTCATTCTCTCTTTCTTCTTGTAGCTTCTCCCTAATTTCTTCTTCTTTGGCTTGCATGTTCAAGTTGCCATTCTTAAAAATCTCAGAACTAATCACATTCTGCCTCATTTGATAACCTGCACGATTACTCAATGTTTCTAAAATCTCTCGTTGGTTATTTTTCCTAGTGGTATATTCTTGTTCCTTGTCTTGTAAGAGAGTTTTGTAATACTGATTGATTTTTTCTAGCTGAGCTTTTTCTCTTGCCACTTCATTGATCACTTGCTTGTTGTTTGCTCCACTCACATCATAGCCATGCAAGTTTTTTGTGTTAGCTCCTAGCATTGGCTGACTTCCTTGCAACACATCAAAGGTCTGTGGTTTTTCTTTGTTGTTGGGATTATCATTGTAGTTACTCGCTATCATCACCACACCCTTTTGATTCAAAGTGGGTTGCAAGTAAAAATCAATGTCGGATCTTGCTCCATTAGCTTGGAAGTAATTCTTGTATTGAAGGATCTTATTGGCATCGCCTATGAGCGTAATCTTTTTAGAATGGTGAACAAGTTTGAAAGTTAGTACAACTTGTTTATTATCCAACAAATAGTCCTTGTAATTTGGCAACTTCACTTGCACCATGAATGGTGTGTCTTTGAGCTTGTCATTTAAGGGTATCTCACTATACTTCTCTATCAGTTCATTATACACAGGCGTATAAACATGGTTCTTTTGTTTCACCACTTTTTTCGCATAATTACTGCATGCACTTAAAATTAAGCACAGAATTGTCGCACCGATTAAAACACTTGCTCTCAGTTTCATTATTGTTTCTCCTTATTGCTCTTGTTTCTTTGAAGTGAAAAGACCATTGATAAAATTTTTTATACCAATAACCTTAATAACTTTATAAATCAAATAGCCCATGCCTATGAAGCAAATGTTTTTCAAAACAAAGAGCACCTTGTCGTTAGTGCTACCAATTCCTAAGATATACAGTTCATAAATAGATCTAATTGTTTCTAATCCAAAAAACAAAACCGCACCTACACCAAAGGCATAGTAAAAATACTGAAGTTTTAGTTTTGTTTTTAGACTTTCCACCAAATCCACATTTTTGCTAGTTCTTAAAAATACAAAATAGATTGCAAACAAAACAAATATCCCACCCATACATAATCCTAACAGATGCTCTAGTCCCCCTATATATCCTAAGAATGAATGAGCGTATGCTTCCATTATTCTTTGTTTGGCTTGTCCTATCTGCATCAGAAGTTCATACCTTTTTTCTTGCGGTAGCTTTTCTATTTCTATCAGGATATTTTTCAACTCTTCTTGATTCTTTAAAGCTTCGTGAAATCTTTGCTCCCCTAAACTCCCTTTGGGATATAACGAGTCTAGCAAATTTAAAAGATCATTGCTCTGTGAGTTGCTAGGTAATGGAGCGTTTAGCGAATTGGATCCATGATGCTCTGTTGTATCGTTCATGAAATTCCTTTCAAGAATTAAATTGAGAAATTGTTTTGTTATTATACCATTCTCTCTGAGTTGTGATTGTCTTATTTCTTTGAATTAGGCGCTTCTAAAATTTCATTACTGAGTTACGACTGCTTACTTATTGCTCTTACTTTTTGAGTTGCATCGTGTTTCATCTTGCTTCTTGTTTGAAGCAATCCGCTACTTACATTTATTATAAGGAATCTTTGTTCAACGCCTTATCCAAAAAGGTTTTTGTTAAAGGTTTTTTCAAATATATATTTTTACAGAAATTTTGCTATACTATAACTGAAATTGTTTTAAGGAGTTTTTGATGAAAAAATTTCTCAAGTATTTCTCAAATTTTACAACCAACGAACCAATAACTAAACAATAAAGCTGTCGCATGTTAGGGAAAAAAAACGAGGAAGTCTTGATTGATGAAAGTTTGGTTGGGGGTGTGATAGCCCTTGATAGATTGGCAAAACTCAATAAGGCCAATAGGACTTTCAAAAGGGCTTTTTATCTCTCTATGGCACTCAATGTCGTCGCTGTAACGAGTATTGTGATGATGATGCCTTTGAAGAAAACAGATATATTTGTTTATGGCATTGATCGATACACAGGAGAATTTAAAATTGTCAAACGCTCCGATGCTAGGCAAATTGTCAATTCTGAAGCTGTTGTGGATAGCGCAACTTCAAAATTTGTCTCATTGCTGTTTGGTTATAGCAAAAATTCTTTGAGGGATCGCAAGGATCAACTAATGCAGTATTGCGATGTGAGTTTCCAAACCCAAGCAATGAGAATGTTCAATGAAAATATCAGACAATTCGTAGATAAAGTCCGAGCAGAAGCTATCATTAGTTCTAACATACAAAGAGAAAAAGTCAAAAATAGTCCCTTAACGAGATTAACATTTTTCATTACCATCAAAATCACACCCGATACAATGGAAAATTATGAATATATTACTAAAAAACAAGTAACTATTTATTATGATTTTGCTAGAGGCAACTCTTCTCAAGAAAATCTTATCATCAATCCTTTTGGCTTCAAAGTGTTTGACATTCAAATCACAGATTTACAAAACGAACAGACGGTAAGCGAAATTTTGAGAAAGATTAAAGAAGTGGAATCAAAAAATAAGGCATTAAAACAATAAGAGCATGTTTAATATTAAAAGGAATTTTTTAATAACAATCATAAGTTTTTTTCTCATTGTTCCTAATTGGTTGAAAGCTATTGATTTGCCCATTGTTTCAAATCTCAAAATTTACCAAACGGTTTATTGCATGCTGATACCGAGTTATGTTTTAACCAACAAAAGTTTTGCAGATATTTTGACAGGCTATACATCTATTGGTGCATCAGGGAGTGGAAAGAGTTCAGGGCAGGGTGTGATTGAAGCGCTTAGCACACCATTAGCCACAAGTTTAGCCGCTAGCAATTTGGTGAAATATTTGAACACTTTAGGTCCTTTATGGGGATCGGCGTGGGCAAGTGTTGCTACAGCTATACAAGGTTTTGCTCTAACGCCATCAAGTGGCTGTAATTTTGGTTGGAACGCATTGATAAATAAAAACATAGATGTATCCATGGATAGCGTGCTAGACAATTTGAGCAACAAGATTCAGAATTTTACCAAAGGCGGTGTTGAGGACAATGTGAAAGGCAATATTCTTTTACAAATAATTGGCTCAATAACCGCTCAAGCTTCTACGAATATTACAGCTGATGGTTTAATTTGGCTGATTGGTAAAGAATTCACTGCAAATAAACTGCAAAACAACACTACAGCCATGCTTGCTTTTGCCGCATTAGAATCTGTTGTCAAAGGAGCGGATGCTGCTGTTCTTCCTGCATATGGTGTAGTCAATCTGCCTGATATTATCATAGGGCAAGGGTCATATCTTGATTTTGTTTCTTACCTGATTTATATTGTTTTTGGGATTTTTGTTTTTATTTCTTTTATGAAATTGAGAGATATTTCAAGTAACATTCAGATTAACATAGGTTTTGAATACATGCGATTTGTTGGGGGGACATTATTCAAAATGGCGATGGTCTCTTTTATCGCCTATGCAGGTTTTGGTTATCTTTATAAAATCTCTTATTCTATTTATTTTGGTTTAGCAGGCGCTTTTGGGCTGAATCAAGTTCTTTTTTGGGCTTTAGATTTAGTGCTGAATTACACTGTTAATTCAATTTTACCTGCGGTAAGAGCTGTTTTTTCTAATGTTGGCAACAACGCTCCTAGTTTGTTACAAGGCTTGCAAGTGGCAGGTATTTCTTTATTCGCTATTTTTATGCAAGTAACTATCATTATGAGAATAAGCACTGTTGTTGTGAAACCTTTGATAGCGGGGGCTTTTAGCGGTATTGTGTTCCCTATTGCAGTAAGTTTGATCGTGCTAGATTGGTTCAAAGATTCTATGAAAAACATATTGATATGGTTTATTAATAATTTGTTTATCTTGGTTCTAGCTATTCCTATTTTGCTCTTTGGTGTTTTGGCATTATTGGCATTCAATTTGACCATAACGCCCTCTGTTGCTATACAAAACATCAATCAAGGGGGACTAGGTATCGATTCGACTATTGCGAGTTTGATCACCCTATTTATTTTAAAAGGTTTCATAGAGACGATTATTGAGAGTGTCAATGCGATCGTTAACACCATTTTCAGCTCTGTTTCTATGGATGGTAGCAGAATGGATAGAGAAAGAGATGCCTTAATGGTGGGAAGAGTTGGTGGATCTATGTTTAAAGGATAAGCCACTTTATTCTTGTGTTACAATTACAAATATTTTTTAAGAGGAATTGTTGATGGAGCAGGCATTTTTTAAAAAAATTGTTGGCTGTTTCTGTCTTGGTTATTTATTTTTATCTAGCGCAATAGAAGCAGCAGCACTTGACATTAAGAATTTTAATCGTGGTAGGGTGAAAGTGGTGAATAAGAAGATTGCTTATTTGGGAGATGAAAAACCTATTACGATTTGGACTTCATTAGACAATGTTACTGTGATCCAACTTGAAAAAGATGAAACTATTTCTTACATCACAACAGGTTTCAATAAAGGTTGGAGTATTGTGCCTAATTCTAATCATATATTCATTCAACCTAAATCGGTAAAAAGTAATCTCATGTTTGAAAAAGAAGCAGTGAATTTTGCCCTAATGACAAGAGATTACCAAGAATTTTTAAAAACAAAAAAACTTATCGT contains:
- the cagQ gene encoding cag pathogenicity island type IV secretion system protein CagQ, whose amino-acid sequence is MLPTKTRIRDPNKQELTQPKIKGLSMGKILASLLGGGTNLFTGLSSDLFSMILNFLFFLMLMMGLNEALGKKFNLPMDNIKNFMAEVLKNGFDSIKNMGSALVGNGFGSSKSDKTANKMSVSQVRL
- the cagU gene encoding cag pathogenicity island translocation protein CagU; translation: MNDTTEHHGSNSLNAPLPSNSQSNDLLNLLDSLYPKGSLGEQRFHEALKNQEELKNILIEIEKLPQEKRYELLMQIGQAKQRIMEAYAHSFLGYIGGLEHLLGLCMGGIFVLFAIYFVFLRTSKNVDLVESLKTKLKLQYFYYAFGVGAVLFFGLETIRSIYELYILGIGSTNDKVLFVLKNICFIGMGYLIYKVIKVIGIKNFINGLFTSKKQEQ
- the cagN gene encoding cag pathogenicity island type IV secretion system protein CagN; translation: MKSIFKKLGSVALYSLVIYGGLNAINTALLPSEYKKLVALGFKKIKTLHQRHDDEEVTKEEKEFATNALREKLRNDRARAEQIQKNIEAFEKKNNSSIQKKAAKHKGLQELNEINANPLNDNPNSNSSAETKSNKDDNFDEMINKVNEAFVKPAAPLVPDEWRTPEIEIIINECIISSNDYDGLRKCLIKGIKDQKILAPLLEKIQEIETENNKFSRQHLSGLKLALNNSNNRTFLIASCAICEKRKKEMEQENNYQDTTNASEFGTTDTKENEAKDATFSNNHSKSELPNSVINQIEQSIAHGKK
- the cagL gene encoding cag pathogenicity island VirB5 family T4SS-associated adhesin CagL, with product MKTLVKNTMSSFLLLSVLMAEDITSGLKQLDSTYKETNQQVLKNLDEIFSTTSPSANNEIGQEDALNIKKAAIALRGDLALLKANFEANELFFISEDVIFKTYMSSPELLLTYMKINPLDQNTAEQQCGISDKVLVLYCEGKLKIEQEKQNIRERLETSLKTYQSNIGGTASLITASQTLVESLKNKNFIKGIRKLMLAHNKVFLNYLEELDALERSLEQSKRQYLQERQSSKIIVK
- the cagV gene encoding cag pathogenicity island type IV secretion system protein CagV, with product MLGKKNEEVLIDESLVGGVIALDRLAKLNKANRTFKRAFYLSMALNVVAVTSIVMMMPLKKTDIFVYGIDRYTGEFKIVKRSDARQIVNSEAVVDSATSKFVSLLFGYSKNSLRDRKDQLMQYCDVSFQTQAMRMFNENIRQFVDKVRAEAIISSNIQREKVKNSPLTRLTFFITIKITPDTMENYEYITKKQVTIYYDFARGNSSQENLIINPFGFKVFDIQITDLQNEQTVSEILRKIKEVESKNKALKQ
- the cagM gene encoding type IV secretion system apparatus protein CagM; the protein is MLAKIVFSSLVAFGVLSANVEQFGSFFNEIKKEQEEVAAKEDALKARKKLLNNTHDFLEDLVFRKQKIKELVDYRAKVLLDLENKYKKEKEALEKETRGKILTAKSKAYGDLEQALKDNPLYKKLLPNPYAYVLNQETFTKEDKERLSYYYPQVKTSSIFKKTTATTKDKAQALLQMGVFSLDEEQNKKASRLALSYKQAIEEYSNNISNLLSRKELDNIDYYLQLERNKFDSKAKDIAQKATNTLIFNSERLAFSMAIDKINEKYLKGYEAFSNLLKNVKDDVELNTLTKNFTNQKLSFAQKQKLCLLVLDSFNFDTQSKKSILKKTNEYNIFVDSDPMMSDKTTMQKEHYKIFNFFKTVVSAYRSNVAKNNPFE
- the cagW gene encoding cag pathogenicity island VirB6 family T4SS protein CagW, producing the protein MFNIKRNFLITIISFFLIVPNWLKAIDLPIVSNLKIYQTVYCMLIPSYVLTNKSFADILTGYTSIGASGSGKSSGQGVIEALSTPLATSLAASNLVKYLNTLGPLWGSAWASVATAIQGFALTPSSGCNFGWNALINKNIDVSMDSVLDNLSNKIQNFTKGGVEDNVKGNILLQIIGSITAQASTNITADGLIWLIGKEFTANKLQNNTTAMLAFAALESVVKGADAAVLPAYGVVNLPDIIIGQGSYLDFVSYLIYIVFGIFVFISFMKLRDISSNIQINIGFEYMRFVGGTLFKMAMVSFIAYAGFGYLYKISYSIYFGLAGAFGLNQVLFWALDLVLNYTVNSILPAVRAVFSNVGNNAPSLLQGLQVAGISLFAIFMQVTIIMRISTVVVKPLIAGAFSGIVFPIAVSLIVLDWFKDSMKNILIWFINNLFILVLAIPILLFGVLALLAFNLTITPSVAIQNINQGGLGIDSTIASLITLFILKGFIETIIESVNAIVNTIFSSVSMDGSRMDRERDALMVGRVGGSMFKG
- the cagI gene encoding cag pathogenicity island type IV secretion system translocation protein CagI, coding for MKCFLSIFSFLTFCGLSLNGAGAVITLEPALKAIQADAQAKQKTAQAELKAIEAQSNAKEKAIQAQIEGELRTQLATMSAMLKGANGVINGVNGMTGGFFAGSDILLGVMEGYSSALSALGGNVKMIVEKQKINTQTEIQNMQIALQKNNEIIKLKMNQQNALLEALRNSFEPSVTLKTQMEMLSQALGSSSDNAQYIAYNTIGIKAFEETLKGFETWLKTAMQKATLIDYNSLTGQALFQSAIYAPALSFFSSMGAPFGIIETFTLAPTKCPYLDGLKISACLMEQVIQNYRMIVALIQNKLSDADFQNIAYLNGINGEIKTLKGSVDLNALIEVAILNAENHLNYIENLEKKADLWEEQLKLERETTARNIASSKVIVK
- the cagS gene encoding cag pathogenicity island protein CagS, with amino-acid sequence MSNNMRKLFSIIADSKNKKEKLIESLQENELLNTDEKKKIIDQIKTMHDFFKQMHTNKGALDKVLRNYMKDYRAVIKSIGVDKFKKVYRLLESETMELLHAIAKNPNFLFSKFDRSILGIFLPFFSKPVMFKMSIREMDSQIELYGTKLPLLKLFVMTDEEVNFYANLKTIEQYNDYVRDLLMKFDLEKYMKEKGVQNA
- the cagP gene encoding cag pathogenicity island protein CagP, with protein sequence MSKLKQNFLQFKHSFNKHLDKYSLYYRLFNISSIVIGFLIALFSYAAGVILVYPILFLFALIIKPSFFYYTTYLLLLVSLSIISKYYLLSHANFTMKLIMFMTQWQNWFL
- the cagT gene encoding type IV secretion system apparatus protein CagT, producing MKLRASVLIGATILCLILSACSNYAKKVVKQKNHVYTPVYNELIEKYSEIPLNDKLKDTPFMVQVKLPNYKDYLLDNKQVVLTFKLVHHSKKITLIGDANKILQYKNYFQANGARSDIDFYLQPTLNQKGVVMIASNYNDNPNNKEKPQTFDVLQGSQPMLGANTKNLHGYDVSGANNKQVINEVAREKAQLEKINQYYKTLLQDKEQEYTTRKNNQREILETLSNRAGYQMRQNVISSEIFKNGNLNMQAKEEEIREKLQEERENEYLRNQIRSLLSGK